A portion of the Corynebacterium rouxii genome contains these proteins:
- the fkpA gene encoding FKBP-type peptidyl-prolyl cis-trans isomerase FkpA: MEKPQIQVPEGPAPEDIVIVDLIEGDGAEAQPGGLVEVHYVGVDFENGQEFDSSWDRGQSIEFPLSGLIAGWQEGIPGMKVGGRRQLTIPPEAAYGPAGGGHPLSGRTLVFVIDLLNVG; encoded by the coding sequence ATGGAAAAGCCCCAGATCCAGGTTCCCGAAGGACCAGCCCCAGAAGACATCGTCATCGTCGACCTCATTGAGGGCGACGGCGCAGAAGCACAGCCTGGCGGCCTCGTTGAGGTCCACTATGTTGGCGTCGACTTTGAAAACGGCCAAGAGTTTGATTCTTCTTGGGACCGCGGCCAAAGCATCGAGTTCCCATTGTCTGGCCTCATCGCTGGCTGGCAAGAAGGTATCCCAGGCATGAAGGTCGGCGGACGTCGCCAGCTGACCATCCCACCAGAGGCTGCTTACGGCCCAGCAGGTGGCGGACACCCACTGTCCGGTCGCACCCTCGTGTTCGTGATTGATCTGCTCAACGTCGGCTAA
- the serC gene encoding phosphoserine transaminase, with the protein MSEYPTLPSTLIPADPRFGCGPSKVRPAQLNAIVNAGADVIGTSHRQPAVKNIVGSIREGLSSLFSLPDGYEIVLSLGGATAFWDAATFGLIEKKSGHLTFGEFSGKFAKASAQAPWLDEPTIISAEPGDAPTPVAMEGCDVIAWAHNETSTGAMVPVIRPENSDGQLVAIDATSGAGGLPVDMHNADVYYFSPQKCFASDGGLWLAAMSPAALERIEKINASDRFIPAFLNLQTAVDNSRKNQTYNTPAVGTLLMLENQVEWMNANGGLDAMVERTTANSSALYEWAEKRAETTPYVADPAKRSLVVGTIDFDDSIDAAALAKVLRANGILDVEPYRKLGRNQLRIGMFPAIDTADVETLTAAIDYILDNGYAQA; encoded by the coding sequence ATGAGCGAGTACCCTACTCTTCCCAGTACCCTGATTCCCGCCGATCCGCGCTTCGGATGCGGCCCTTCTAAAGTGCGCCCAGCACAACTCAATGCGATTGTTAATGCTGGCGCCGACGTTATTGGCACGTCTCATCGTCAGCCAGCTGTGAAGAACATTGTTGGAAGTATTCGAGAGGGCCTTTCCTCCCTCTTTTCACTACCAGATGGCTATGAGATCGTACTTTCTTTGGGCGGCGCTACCGCCTTCTGGGATGCAGCAACCTTCGGTTTAATTGAGAAGAAGTCCGGACATCTCACTTTTGGCGAGTTCTCCGGCAAGTTTGCAAAGGCATCTGCGCAGGCACCGTGGTTGGACGAGCCTACGATTATTTCCGCCGAGCCAGGCGATGCACCAACCCCTGTGGCTATGGAGGGCTGCGACGTTATCGCTTGGGCACACAACGAGACGTCGACAGGCGCTATGGTTCCCGTTATTCGTCCAGAAAATTCTGATGGTCAGCTCGTAGCTATCGACGCCACCTCTGGTGCCGGCGGACTGCCCGTAGATATGCACAATGCCGATGTTTATTACTTTTCTCCTCAGAAGTGCTTTGCTTCCGATGGTGGGTTGTGGCTTGCAGCGATGAGCCCTGCAGCGTTGGAGCGTATTGAGAAGATCAATGCTTCGGACCGTTTCATTCCGGCATTCCTTAACCTCCAGACTGCTGTGGACAATTCCCGTAAAAACCAGACCTACAACACCCCTGCTGTGGGCACGCTTTTGATGTTGGAAAACCAAGTGGAGTGGATGAACGCCAATGGTGGCCTTGATGCCATGGTTGAACGCACCACCGCTAATTCTTCCGCATTGTACGAATGGGCAGAAAAGCGCGCTGAAACAACTCCTTATGTAGCCGATCCTGCGAAGCGTTCTCTGGTCGTGGGCACTATTGACTTTGATGATTCCATTGATGCCGCTGCGCTAGCTAAGGTGCTGCGCGCCAACGGAATTCTCGATGTCGAGCCTTATCGCAAGCTAGGACGCAACCAGCTGCGTATCGGTATGTTCCCTGCCATCGATACTGCCGATGTGGAAACACTGACCGCCGCTATCGATTACATCCTCGACAACGGTTACGCTCAAGCATAA
- a CDS encoding citrate synthase: MATENKEKAVLHYPGGEYEMDIIHATEGNDGVVLDKLLSQTGMVTFDPGYVSTGSTESKITYIDGDNGILRHRGYDIADLAENATFNEVSYLLIKGHLPTVDELHKFNNEIRHHTLLDEDFKSQFNIFPRDAHPMSVLASSVNILSTYYQDQLNPLDEEQLDKATVRLLAKVPMLAAYAYRASKGAPYMYPDNSLNARENFLRMMFGYPTEPYEVDPVVAKALDKLLILHADHEQNCSTSTVRMIGSAQANMFVAVAGGINALSGPLHGGANQAVLEMLEEIKANGGDATDFMNRVKNKEKGVRLMGFGHRVYKNYDPRAAIVKETAHEILEHLGGDELLDLAMNLEEIALNDDYFVSRKLYPNVDFYTGLIYRAMGFPTDFFTVLFAIGRLPGWIAQYREQLATTTKINRPRQIYTGETLRKVTPREQR; this comes from the coding sequence GTGGCTACTGAAAACAAGGAAAAGGCGGTTCTTCACTACCCTGGTGGCGAGTATGAGATGGATATCATCCATGCAACCGAGGGTAACGATGGTGTTGTGCTGGATAAATTACTGTCCCAAACTGGCATGGTCACTTTCGACCCTGGTTATGTGAGCACCGGTTCCACGGAATCTAAGATCACTTACATCGATGGCGACAATGGCATCCTGCGTCACCGTGGCTACGACATCGCGGACTTGGCGGAAAACGCAACCTTCAACGAAGTTTCCTACCTGCTAATTAAGGGCCACCTGCCAACCGTTGATGAGCTTCATAAGTTCAACAACGAAATCCGCCACCACACCCTGCTGGACGAGGATTTTAAGAGCCAGTTCAACATCTTCCCACGTGACGCACACCCAATGTCCGTGTTGGCTTCCTCCGTGAACATCTTGTCCACCTACTACCAGGATCAGCTCAACCCACTCGATGAGGAGCAGCTGGATAAGGCCACCGTTCGCCTGCTAGCCAAGGTGCCAATGCTTGCAGCTTACGCTTACCGCGCTTCCAAGGGTGCTCCTTACATGTACCCAGACAACTCCTTGAACGCTCGCGAGAACTTCCTCCGCATGATGTTTGGTTACCCAACCGAGCCATACGAGGTGGACCCAGTAGTGGCAAAGGCGCTGGATAAGCTACTCATCCTGCACGCAGATCACGAGCAGAACTGCTCCACCTCTACTGTGCGCATGATCGGTTCCGCACAGGCCAACATGTTCGTTGCTGTTGCTGGTGGTATCAACGCCCTTTCAGGTCCTCTACACGGTGGCGCAAACCAGGCTGTCTTGGAAATGCTCGAAGAGATCAAGGCCAACGGCGGCGACGCTACCGACTTCATGAACCGCGTGAAGAACAAGGAAAAGGGCGTTCGCCTGATGGGCTTCGGTCACCGCGTGTACAAGAACTACGACCCACGCGCTGCCATCGTGAAGGAAACCGCACACGAAATCCTCGAACACCTCGGTGGCGATGAGCTTCTCGATCTCGCCATGAATCTCGAAGAGATCGCATTGAACGACGACTACTTCGTATCGCGCAAGCTGTACCCGAATGTCGACTTCTACACCGGTTTGATTTACCGCGCTATGGGATTCCCAACGGACTTCTTCACCGTGCTCTTTGCCATTGGTCGTCTGCCAGGCTGGATTGCTCAGTACCGCGAGCAGTTGGCAACCACCACCAAGATCAACCGCCCACGTCAGATTTACACCGGCGAAACCTTGCGAAAGGTCACTCCACGCGAGCAGCGCTAA